Proteins from one Labrenzia sp. CE80 genomic window:
- a CDS encoding crotonase/enoyl-CoA hydratase family protein, with amino-acid sequence MIRKSLEEGVCTLRLDRAEKKNALTGAMYADLAEALEEGNSDGSVRCHLICGQPGTFTAGNDIADFLQFAGKNDLSDTPVIRFLKAVALNEKPIVAAVDGLAIGVGTTLLMHCDMVFATKTSTFKTPFVDLGLVPEAGSSLLAPRFMGHARAFELLCLGATFDAERAHAVGIVNHIEDDVEMVALACARAIAAKPPQAMKLSRDLLLGDRKDLLARIDEEARIFGERLSAPETIAAFQAFMMKKPKG; translated from the coding sequence ATGATCCGGAAATCTCTGGAGGAGGGGGTTTGCACCCTCCGGCTTGACCGTGCCGAAAAGAAAAATGCGCTCACCGGCGCGATGTATGCGGACCTCGCCGAAGCCCTGGAAGAGGGGAATTCAGATGGGAGTGTAAGATGCCATCTCATCTGCGGTCAGCCCGGGACCTTCACCGCCGGCAATGACATCGCGGACTTTCTGCAATTTGCCGGAAAGAACGACCTTTCGGACACGCCCGTTATCCGCTTTCTCAAGGCGGTCGCCTTAAACGAAAAGCCGATTGTCGCGGCAGTCGATGGTCTGGCAATCGGCGTTGGAACCACGTTGCTGATGCACTGCGACATGGTGTTTGCAACGAAGACATCGACCTTCAAGACACCCTTCGTTGATCTGGGACTTGTGCCTGAGGCTGGCTCATCCCTGCTCGCACCAAGGTTCATGGGGCATGCGCGGGCGTTCGAACTCCTCTGTCTTGGTGCCACCTTTGATGCGGAGAGAGCGCATGCCGTGGGCATCGTGAATCACATTGAGGACGACGTCGAAATGGTCGCGCTTGCCTGCGCCAGGGCGATTGCGGCGAAGCCACCTCAGGCCATGAAGCTGTCGCGCGACCTGTTGCTGGGCGACCGGAAAGACCTGCTGGCACGTATCGACGAAGAGGCCCGAATTTTTGGTGAGCGGCTGAGCGCGCCCGAGACCATTGCAGCTTTTCAGGCCTTTATGATGAAGAAGCCCAAGGGCTGA
- a CDS encoding NAD(P)-dependent oxidoreductase, translating into MSLSGKTLFITGASRGIGKAIALRAARDGANIAIAAKTAEPHPKLEGTIFSAAEEIAAAGGKALPLVLDVRDDEAVKRAIDKTAETFGGLDILVNNASAIQLTPLAQTDMKRFDLMHQINTRGTLACSKHAIEHLAKSDNPHILTLSPPLDMQEKWFAPFTPYSIAKYGMSLVVLGLAGELRAKGIAVNALWPRTTIATAAIKNIIGGDALMQQSRTPDILADAAYEIFTTPSGELSGQFLIDDTFLASRGVTDFDGYRVDPRVSLAPDFFVPDDSVAPCDLGPVEA; encoded by the coding sequence ATGAGCCTGTCAGGCAAGACACTTTTCATCACTGGCGCATCGCGCGGCATCGGCAAGGCGATTGCCCTGCGCGCGGCGCGTGACGGAGCAAATATTGCCATTGCGGCCAAGACCGCTGAGCCGCATCCCAAGCTGGAAGGCACGATTTTCTCCGCCGCGGAGGAAATCGCGGCGGCTGGCGGCAAGGCCTTGCCACTGGTCCTTGATGTTCGTGACGATGAAGCTGTGAAACGTGCGATCGACAAGACGGCTGAAACCTTCGGCGGGCTGGACATCCTCGTCAACAACGCCAGCGCAATTCAGCTAACACCTCTTGCCCAAACGGACATGAAGCGATTTGATCTGATGCATCAGATCAACACGCGCGGCACGCTGGCCTGTTCGAAGCATGCGATCGAGCACCTGGCGAAGTCGGACAATCCGCATATCCTGACCTTGTCGCCGCCCCTTGATATGCAGGAAAAGTGGTTCGCCCCCTTCACACCCTATTCGATCGCCAAATACGGCATGAGCCTCGTGGTTCTGGGGCTCGCCGGTGAGCTCAGGGCGAAGGGAATTGCGGTCAATGCGCTCTGGCCGCGCACGACAATTGCGACGGCCGCAATCAAGAACATCATCGGAGGTGACGCCTTGATGCAGCAAAGCCGCACACCGGATATTCTGGCAGACGCTGCCTATGAGATCTTCACGACCCCGTCGGGAGAGCTTTCTGGTCAGTTCCTGATTGACGACACCTTCCTGGCATCACGTGGCGTGACCGATTTCGATGGCTATCGTGTCGATCCGAGAGTTTCCCTGGCGCCCGACTTCTTCGTGCCGGATGATAGTGTCGCCCCCTGCGACCTCGGTCCTGTCGAAGCCTGA
- a CDS encoding J domain-containing protein → MRDPYNVLGVAKSASEADIKKAFRKLAKKYHPDQNQDDPKAQAQFAEVNQAYEIIGDKEKRGKFDRGEIDAEGKQKFQSHGFDGFSDFQDFGGAGSSRGFRGQSAGGAGGSAGGFDDILNDILGGFGGGKRARAGAAGAGGPKPGAGKRTRPAQKGKNAELIAAVSLEDIVNAGKTQVTLPSGKTVNVTIPAGTHEGEKIRLRGQGYPGEYGGSAGDALVEIRLKPHKLFDVRGNDLILELPLTLYEAVLGAKVRTPTLTGAVNLNIPANSSGDKTMRLKGKGLPTKGGGHGDLLVKLQIILPPTADGELETLMKAWKDVTPYRARGPEFD, encoded by the coding sequence ATGCGTGATCCTTACAACGTCCTCGGTGTTGCGAAATCGGCATCCGAGGCCGACATAAAAAAAGCCTTTCGCAAGCTGGCAAAGAAATATCACCCTGACCAAAATCAGGATGATCCGAAAGCGCAGGCTCAGTTTGCCGAGGTCAACCAGGCCTATGAGATCATTGGCGACAAGGAAAAGCGCGGGAAGTTTGACCGGGGCGAAATCGACGCTGAGGGCAAGCAGAAATTCCAATCCCATGGCTTCGACGGTTTCTCGGATTTCCAGGACTTTGGCGGTGCAGGTTCCTCAAGAGGTTTCCGTGGACAGTCGGCGGGTGGCGCAGGCGGCTCTGCCGGTGGCTTCGACGACATCCTGAATGATATCCTTGGTGGTTTTGGCGGCGGCAAACGGGCACGTGCCGGAGCGGCTGGGGCTGGTGGGCCAAAGCCTGGCGCTGGTAAGCGCACGCGACCCGCTCAAAAAGGCAAGAACGCTGAGTTGATCGCGGCGGTCTCGCTTGAAGACATCGTCAACGCCGGAAAGACGCAAGTTACCCTGCCAAGCGGCAAAACTGTCAACGTCACGATACCGGCCGGCACTCACGAGGGTGAGAAGATCCGCCTGCGTGGCCAGGGGTACCCTGGTGAATATGGCGGCTCGGCTGGAGATGCGCTTGTCGAAATCCGCCTGAAGCCGCACAAGCTCTTCGATGTACGCGGAAATGATCTGATCCTGGAACTACCGCTTACCCTCTATGAGGCCGTACTCGGAGCCAAGGTCCGCACACCGACGCTGACGGGCGCGGTCAATTTGAACATTCCGGCCAATAGCTCGGGTGACAAGACTATGCGCCTGAAGGGCAAGGGTTTGCCGACCAAGGGCGGTGGTCATGGCGACCTTCTCGTCAAACTTCAGATCATCCTACCGCCGACTGCGGATGGCGAGTTGGAAACCCTTATGAAAGCCTGGAAGGACGTCACACCTTACCGGGCCAGAGGACCGGAATTCGACTAA
- a CDS encoding RT0821/Lpp0805 family surface protein, producing the protein MSHEQTYTAGKAKIQSLSSLGVLLCLAVGGCGQVTMPLGSDDVETPLVLTGSIPSGIDVAFTDIDGKDRQIIAFTLDLLTSGAVPKQETGDDHDARLSWTNPESGNSGKVSDVDQQALAETGCLTFKTTANTIAGVRIYSGTACRDISRQLTITSLAAGDA; encoded by the coding sequence TTGTCTCACGAACAGACATATACTGCCGGCAAGGCAAAGATCCAGAGCCTCTCGAGCTTGGGCGTTCTTCTATGCCTCGCTGTCGGCGGCTGCGGTCAAGTTACGATGCCGCTGGGCAGCGACGACGTCGAAACGCCGCTTGTTCTGACCGGCTCCATTCCCTCCGGCATCGATGTGGCGTTCACTGACATTGACGGAAAAGACCGGCAGATCATTGCTTTCACGCTGGACTTGCTCACTTCAGGTGCCGTTCCGAAGCAAGAGACAGGCGATGATCATGACGCACGTCTGAGCTGGACCAATCCAGAAAGCGGCAATTCAGGCAAGGTCAGCGATGTCGACCAGCAGGCACTTGCCGAAACCGGATGCCTGACTTTCAAGACGACAGCCAACACGATAGCCGGCGTCAGGATCTATTCCGGGACGGCCTGCCGAGACATCAGCCGACAACTGACAATTACGAGCTTGGCCGCGGGCGACGCTTGA
- the pdxH gene encoding pyridoxamine 5'-phosphate oxidase: protein MTDSNTSPKELTNGDFTESSKPFDLFREWLEDAGESEINDPNALSLATVDPDGLPNVRMVLLKGFDERGFVFYTNFESAKGRELLSAGKAAMCFHWKSLRRQVRIRGPIVQVDDTEADEYYQSRARGSRIGAWASKQSRPLESRFALEKEVAKFTAKFAIGEIPRPDHWSGMRLVPTSIEFWHDRPFRLHDRVIFTRASIDEGWAKDRLYP, encoded by the coding sequence ATGACAGACTCCAACACTTCGCCAAAAGAGTTAACAAATGGTGACTTTACCGAGTCATCGAAGCCGTTTGACCTGTTCCGCGAGTGGCTTGAGGATGCCGGCGAAAGCGAGATTAACGATCCGAACGCACTATCCCTGGCGACGGTTGACCCAGATGGCTTGCCAAATGTGCGCATGGTGTTGCTGAAAGGATTCGATGAGCGTGGGTTTGTGTTCTACACAAATTTTGAAAGCGCCAAAGGCCGCGAGTTGCTCAGTGCTGGCAAGGCCGCAATGTGTTTCCATTGGAAGTCGCTTCGACGCCAGGTGCGAATCCGTGGGCCGATTGTTCAGGTCGATGATACCGAGGCTGATGAATACTATCAGTCCCGCGCTCGTGGCAGCCGCATCGGTGCCTGGGCGTCGAAGCAGTCACGCCCCCTTGAAAGCCGTTTCGCGCTTGAAAAGGAAGTCGCGAAATTTACGGCCAAATTCGCCATCGGCGAGATACCGCGGCCGGACCACTGGAGCGGCATGCGGCTTGTTCCTACATCAATCGAGTTCTGGCACGACCGACCGTTTCGCCTACATGACAGGGTTATCTTCACGCGCGCATCGATAGATGAGGGGTGGGCCAAGGATCGCCTATATCCGTGA
- a CDS encoding magnesium transporter CorA family protein, whose product MIIAYCPSSAGLERREVPAGEPLPSTSVWIDLVQPTHEEQLAAEKLMGAEVPTREEIASIETSARLYDEPGAIVMTGLLPMAARTPDPELSSVTFVLSSKRLVTLRYGDPQSILICGRKVQKDTTIPHTGPAVFFTLMEIIIDRSADVMEEVSRHFDEMSVRVFEEGITARKGSVYQEAIKTQGRIGLQVAKMHDVCASLSRLLLFLDSHGRKVSLSDEQYLTCKSFGRDVHSIKEHGDALDNKLSFLLDATIGLVNLEQNQIIKVFSVLGVIFLPPTLIASIYGMNFINMPELKWHLGFVFSIALMFASVAMTYFFLRWKKLL is encoded by the coding sequence ATGATCATCGCCTATTGTCCCTCTTCCGCCGGCCTCGAACGACGTGAAGTGCCAGCGGGAGAGCCGCTGCCTTCGACGTCGGTCTGGATTGACTTGGTCCAGCCGACCCATGAGGAGCAACTCGCCGCCGAGAAGCTGATGGGCGCTGAAGTTCCCACCCGTGAAGAAATCGCCTCGATTGAGACATCTGCCAGGCTCTATGACGAACCAGGGGCAATCGTCATGACGGGACTGCTTCCCATGGCTGCGCGAACGCCAGACCCGGAACTCTCTTCCGTCACCTTTGTCTTGTCGTCAAAGCGACTGGTCACATTGCGCTATGGTGATCCGCAGTCGATCCTGATTTGCGGGCGGAAAGTTCAAAAAGACACGACAATCCCACATACAGGTCCAGCCGTCTTTTTCACACTCATGGAGATCATTATCGATCGGTCGGCTGACGTGATGGAAGAGGTTTCAAGACACTTCGACGAGATGTCCGTCAGAGTCTTTGAAGAGGGCATCACCGCCCGAAAGGGAAGCGTTTATCAGGAGGCAATCAAGACGCAGGGCAGAATCGGTCTGCAGGTCGCAAAGATGCACGACGTCTGCGCAAGCCTTTCACGGCTTTTGCTCTTTCTGGACAGTCATGGGCGAAAGGTTTCTCTCTCGGACGAGCAATACCTCACCTGCAAGAGCTTTGGCCGCGACGTTCATTCCATCAAAGAGCATGGCGACGCTTTGGACAACAAATTGTCGTTCTTGCTCGACGCTACCATTGGCCTGGTCAATCTGGAGCAGAACCAGATCATCAAAGTATTCTCCGTGCTCGGCGTCATTTTTCTGCCGCCAACCTTGATCGCGTCGATCTACGGGATGAACTTCATCAACATGCCCGAGCTGAAGTGGCATCTCGGGTTTGTGTTCTCTATCGCCCTTATGTTTGCCTCGGTGGCCATGACCTATTTTTTCCTACGCTGGAAAAAACTTCTCTGA
- a CDS encoding DUF1499 domain-containing protein → MKRYPVFTSNIARLSRRVGSIALPVAVLGVLAHRAGVLEPAQMSFSILLSTILGIAALLLAVIGFLQLWNRGGTGAGHAVLGSIYGIAALLPAAALAMGPFLQDSALDVSTDPDDPPAFLQGVETPGAQNQLLRVLKVQSDVPDPADIVSRRYRMQPAELHFAALKAARRNGWRIVAETPPDLLDDPTGFQAEVKTLVLGLSEDVVVRIRPDRLGALFDMRSASRSVLQDIGGNSNRIRNFYGAVDDVLLETYGEIESIEVLDDGVVLEDNLLEGVSDARADDAEKAPVPEFKPYVEGAEGGSSENRDNAEDLEG, encoded by the coding sequence ATGAAACGCTATCCGGTGTTTACATCGAACATCGCGCGACTGAGCCGAAGGGTTGGGTCCATTGCTTTGCCGGTCGCTGTCTTGGGCGTTCTGGCGCACCGCGCGGGGGTGCTTGAGCCCGCTCAAATGTCTTTCTCAATTCTCCTTTCGACAATTCTGGGCATTGCAGCTTTGTTGTTGGCCGTCATCGGCTTCCTTCAGCTCTGGAACCGTGGCGGCACGGGAGCGGGACATGCAGTCCTTGGCTCCATCTATGGAATTGCGGCTCTCTTACCTGCGGCCGCCTTGGCTATGGGGCCGTTTTTGCAGGACAGTGCACTGGATGTCTCGACTGATCCGGATGATCCCCCAGCGTTCCTCCAGGGAGTTGAGACGCCGGGAGCTCAAAATCAACTGTTGCGGGTTTTGAAAGTACAGAGCGATGTCCCCGATCCAGCAGACATCGTTTCACGACGCTATCGAATGCAGCCAGCTGAGCTTCATTTTGCTGCGCTCAAGGCGGCCCGCCGAAACGGATGGCGCATTGTCGCGGAAACGCCTCCGGACCTTCTCGACGACCCGACTGGTTTTCAAGCGGAGGTAAAAACACTGGTGCTCGGGCTTTCTGAAGATGTTGTCGTCCGCATTCGCCCGGATCGGCTTGGTGCCCTGTTTGACATGCGCTCTGCATCAAGATCAGTGCTGCAGGACATAGGTGGGAACAGCAACAGAATCCGGAATTTCTATGGAGCCGTGGATGACGTTCTTTTGGAGACCTATGGCGAAATCGAAAGCATAGAAGTTCTGGATGACGGCGTGGTTTTGGAAGACAATCTACTTGAAGGTGTTTCGGATGCACGTGCGGACGATGCCGAAAAGGCACCTGTGCCCGAGTTCAAGCCCTATGTGGAAGGTGCCGAAGGTGGCTCTTCTGAAAATAGGGACAATGCCGAAGATCTCGAAGGTTAG
- a CDS encoding MBL fold metallo-hydrolase — MKHDRQFDPAYGNAIEISDGIRRLTAPNPSPFTFHGTNTYLVGQDSISVIDPGPDSPKHIDTLLKAIGGAKVETILVSHTHLDHSPGARLLQAKTGAPIVGCAAYRPARNLGAGESNPMDASSDRNYKPDLQLENSSLHKTSGGDFEVIETPGHTDNHLCFVLKGSPFLFSADHVMAWSTSIVAPPDGSMRSYMSSLDRLLARQEEIYLPGHGGLVRNAHDYVADLKGHRLQREASILEQLNTEPISIPNLVLRIYQGLDPALRPAAALSVFAHLEDLASRRLVVADPEVRLEANYRRA, encoded by the coding sequence GTGAAACATGATCGCCAGTTTGATCCAGCATACGGCAACGCGATTGAAATCTCGGACGGCATTCGCAGATTGACCGCACCGAACCCTAGCCCGTTCACGTTTCACGGCACCAACACCTATCTCGTCGGGCAAGATTCAATCTCGGTTATAGATCCCGGCCCCGACTCCCCTAAGCATATCGATACGCTCTTAAAGGCGATCGGCGGGGCAAAGGTTGAAACAATTCTTGTCAGCCATACGCACCTTGACCATTCTCCCGGCGCCAGACTGCTTCAAGCCAAAACGGGAGCGCCGATCGTGGGTTGCGCTGCCTATCGCCCCGCTCGGAACCTGGGCGCAGGCGAAAGCAACCCGATGGATGCAAGCTCAGACAGAAACTACAAGCCTGACCTGCAGCTGGAGAACAGCAGTCTTCACAAGACCTCAGGTGGTGACTTCGAAGTGATAGAAACCCCTGGCCACACAGACAACCACCTCTGTTTTGTGCTCAAAGGTTCACCGTTTCTGTTCTCGGCAGATCACGTCATGGCCTGGTCAACATCGATCGTTGCACCGCCGGATGGAAGCATGCGGTCCTATATGTCCTCGCTCGATCGGCTTCTAGCCCGTCAGGAGGAGATATATCTTCCCGGCCACGGTGGCTTGGTCCGCAATGCCCATGACTATGTGGCAGATCTCAAGGGCCATCGCTTGCAGCGCGAAGCATCCATTTTGGAGCAGTTAAACACGGAACCAATCTCCATCCCGAATTTGGTTCTTCGCATCTATCAGGGACTCGACCCAGCGCTTCGTCCCGCTGCCGCCCTTTCCGTCTTTGCGCACCTTGAGGATCTCGCGTCCCGTAGGCTTGTCGTCGCAGACCCGGAGGTTCGGCTTGAAGCAAACTACCGCCGCGCCTGA
- a CDS encoding ATP-binding protein produces the protein MTEVSSEPAHSSVDYKPASPFSRLREARWQLISAAGLGLASNVFFDVPWQAVLGAIALLVGVTAYVPRRLRSRRLEVVKQRELRRMWPGTGMKVTVDALPSPCFVADGRGITRYINQAALKRYGEMKPGDPLSFSLRAPSLLEAFDRVCSSGAAERINWTEKVPTEAWFEAHVSPVYMPGPSAGVKSGRLPDFVLVVIQDLSEQRRLERMRTDFVANASHELRTPLASLTGFIETIQGPARDDPAARDRFLQIMLEQAGRMRRLIDDILSLSRIELKAHVKPAALVDLVEIVRHTTDALAPLARDMNVEIETDIGVGEALVRGDRDELIQVTENLIENGLKYGSTGEKVAVSIKPVDPDDEPVNWSLVIRDFGEGIPAEHLPRLTERFYRVDVDSSRALKGTGLGLAIVKHILNRHRARLEIESAPGEGAAFKVHFPASDSD, from the coding sequence ATGACCGAAGTCTCAAGCGAACCAGCACATTCGTCTGTTGATTATAAGCCGGCTTCGCCTTTCAGCAGGCTACGGGAAGCCCGCTGGCAGCTCATAAGCGCTGCGGGCCTCGGGCTTGCTTCCAACGTATTCTTTGACGTTCCCTGGCAGGCTGTACTAGGTGCAATTGCGCTTCTGGTTGGCGTTACGGCTTATGTACCGCGCAGGCTCAGATCGCGTCGGCTTGAGGTCGTCAAACAGCGCGAATTGCGCCGCATGTGGCCCGGCACCGGAATGAAGGTGACCGTCGACGCATTGCCCAGTCCTTGTTTTGTTGCCGATGGCCGTGGCATCACGCGCTACATCAATCAGGCCGCGCTGAAGCGATATGGTGAGATGAAACCGGGCGATCCGCTGTCCTTTTCCCTTCGTGCACCGTCCTTGCTCGAGGCATTCGACAGGGTCTGTAGTTCTGGTGCTGCGGAGCGGATAAACTGGACTGAAAAGGTTCCGACCGAGGCCTGGTTCGAGGCGCATGTCTCGCCCGTCTATATGCCTGGTCCGAGCGCCGGAGTGAAATCCGGGCGTTTACCGGATTTCGTCCTCGTTGTGATCCAAGACTTGTCCGAGCAGCGGCGGCTCGAACGCATGCGGACCGATTTTGTCGCAAATGCCAGCCATGAGCTGCGCACGCCGCTCGCGTCACTTACTGGTTTTATCGAAACGATCCAGGGGCCCGCGCGCGATGATCCGGCTGCACGGGATCGGTTTTTACAGATCATGCTTGAACAAGCCGGCCGGATGCGCCGCCTGATCGATGACATCCTCTCGCTTTCCCGGATCGAGCTCAAAGCCCACGTGAAGCCGGCTGCACTGGTGGATCTGGTCGAGATCGTTCGCCACACCACTGACGCACTGGCACCGCTTGCCCGCGACATGAATGTCGAGATCGAGACCGATATTGGCGTTGGCGAAGCCCTGGTGCGCGGCGACCGCGATGAACTGATTCAGGTCACTGAAAATCTGATCGAAAACGGCCTGAAGTACGGCAGCACTGGCGAAAAAGTCGCGGTTTCCATCAAGCCAGTCGATCCGGATGATGAGCCGGTCAATTGGTCTCTGGTCATTCGGGATTTCGGCGAGGGCATACCCGCTGAACACCTGCCACGCCTGACCGAGCGTTTCTACAGGGTCGATGTCGACTCCAGTCGAGCACTCAAGGGGACGGGCCTTGGCCTTGCCATCGTGAAGCACATTTTGAACCGTCACAGGGCGCGTCTGGAAATAGAAAGTGCGCCGGGCGAGGGAGCCGCCTTCAAGGTGCATTTCCCCGCGAGCGATTCTGACTGA
- a CDS encoding substrate-binding domain-containing protein, translating to MGRLAKKCLIALALVLLSFGGVHARDRILIVGSSTVFPFSIAVAEMFSEKSGQKVPIVESTGTGGGLKLFCAGVGPNTPDITNASRRIKKSELERCRKNGVTPIEVIVGYDGIVLANSKAGPVFDITIEQMFLALAKNLEHQGEVRPNQFADWSEIDPELPAEKIEVFGPPPTSGTRDAFEELVMEAGCKIVGGIEEDACPEIRNDGAYVESGENDDLIVEKLEANPGTVGLFGFSFLDQNSDEIQGAAVGSIAPTFENIASGAYPISRPLYFYVKKEHVGTIPGIEGYLGEFTAEAAWGDDGYLAQKGLIPLTTDQRKEGAARIQQMEPLRP from the coding sequence ATGGGTAGATTGGCCAAGAAATGTCTTATCGCCCTCGCTCTTGTGCTTCTGAGTTTCGGCGGCGTTCATGCCCGCGATCGTATCTTGATCGTCGGGTCGTCCACGGTGTTTCCGTTTTCCATTGCCGTTGCCGAAATGTTCAGCGAGAAAAGCGGTCAAAAAGTACCTATCGTCGAGTCAACTGGCACGGGCGGGGGGCTCAAGTTGTTTTGTGCCGGTGTTGGTCCCAACACCCCCGATATCACCAATGCCTCGCGCCGGATCAAAAAGTCTGAGCTCGAGAGATGCCGCAAAAACGGCGTTACGCCAATCGAGGTCATCGTTGGCTATGACGGAATTGTCCTTGCCAATTCAAAGGCCGGCCCCGTGTTCGATATCACGATCGAGCAGATGTTCCTCGCTCTTGCGAAGAATCTTGAACATCAGGGCGAGGTTCGCCCCAATCAATTTGCCGATTGGTCGGAAATCGATCCTGAGCTTCCCGCCGAGAAAATCGAAGTTTTCGGACCTCCGCCGACATCAGGTACCCGTGATGCTTTTGAGGAACTCGTTATGGAGGCCGGATGCAAGATCGTTGGCGGTATTGAGGAGGACGCATGTCCTGAGATCCGAAATGATGGGGCCTATGTCGAGTCCGGAGAGAACGACGATCTGATCGTGGAGAAGCTTGAGGCCAATCCGGGCACGGTGGGCCTCTTCGGATTTTCTTTTCTCGATCAAAACAGCGACGAAATCCAGGGCGCCGCTGTTGGGTCAATCGCGCCTACCTTTGAGAATATAGCATCCGGAGCTTATCCGATCTCGCGGCCACTTTACTTTTACGTCAAGAAAGAGCACGTCGGAACGATCCCCGGCATTGAGGGATACCTTGGAGAGTTTACGGCCGAGGCGGCCTGGGGTGACGATGGCTATCTCGCTCAAAAGGGACTGATTCCTCTGACCACAGATCAGCGCAAAGAGGGTGCGGCGCGCATCCAGCAAATGGAGCCACTTCGGCCCTGA
- a CDS encoding substrate-binding domain-containing protein, whose translation MKFKTLVSATALAVASTAFVGAAQARDQVQIAGSSTVLPYASIVAEAFGENTDFPTPVVESGGSSAGLKRFCEGVGENTIDVANASRKIREKEIKACAEAGVKDIIEVRIGYDGIVFASQQSGPAFTAFQPSDIFNAIGAKVLKDGAVVDNPYNSWAEFNSDLPDVEIAMFIPGTKHGTREVFEDKVLLKGCEETGAMKAMMDGGMSEDDAEDACLNVRADGKSTDIDGDYTETLARIDSNSNGIGVFGLAFYENNTDKLKVATMGDVAPSTETIASGEYPVSRPLFFYVKKAHIGVIPGLKEYAQFFIADEIAGPQGPLAQYGLVSDPELAATQASIAAEETMK comes from the coding sequence GTGAAATTTAAGACCCTCGTTAGCGCAACCGCTCTGGCCGTTGCTTCCACCGCATTTGTTGGCGCTGCTCAGGCTCGTGACCAGGTTCAGATCGCTGGTTCTTCCACAGTTCTGCCTTACGCGTCCATCGTTGCTGAAGCTTTCGGCGAAAACACCGACTTCCCGACCCCGGTCGTTGAGTCTGGCGGTTCCTCCGCTGGCCTGAAGCGTTTCTGTGAAGGCGTCGGCGAGAACACCATCGACGTTGCAAACGCATCGCGCAAAATCCGCGAAAAAGAAATCAAGGCCTGTGCTGAAGCTGGTGTCAAAGACATCATCGAAGTTCGCATCGGCTACGATGGGATCGTTTTCGCTTCTCAGCAGAGCGGCCCGGCTTTCACCGCGTTCCAGCCTTCCGATATCTTCAATGCTATCGGCGCAAAGGTTCTCAAGGACGGCGCAGTTGTCGACAACCCTTACAACTCCTGGGCTGAGTTCAACTCGGACCTTCCGGACGTTGAAATCGCAATGTTCATCCCGGGCACCAAGCACGGCACACGCGAAGTCTTCGAAGACAAGGTTCTTCTGAAGGGCTGTGAAGAAACTGGCGCCATGAAAGCCATGATGGACGGCGGCATGTCCGAAGACGACGCTGAAGACGCATGTCTCAACGTTCGCGCTGACGGCAAGTCCACCGACATCGACGGTGACTACACCGAGACCCTTGCTCGCATCGACTCCAACTCTAACGGCATCGGCGTTTTCGGTCTGGCGTTCTACGAGAACAACACCGACAAGCTCAAGGTTGCCACCATGGGCGACGTTGCTCCTTCCACCGAGACCATCGCTTCTGGTGAGTATCCGGTTTCCCGTCCGCTGTTCTTCTACGTCAAGAAGGCACACATCGGCGTGATCCCAGGTCTGAAGGAATACGCACAGTTCTTCATCGCTGACGAAATCGCTGGTCCTCAGGGCCCGCTGGCTCAGTACGGTCTGGTTTCCGATCCGGAGCTGGCTGCTACTCAGGCGTCTATCGCCGCTGAAGAGACCATGAAGTAA